TTTCGAATACATTGACACCAATGGGGAGTCAGTGAGAGTGGATTGGAATGTATTCGTGACGGATATCTTCAACCAACGCGACCTCAACATTCAAATTCATTCCGGCGACATCCTTTCCCCCGGAAATGTGGATTTAGGAGTGGAAGTGATCAGCGCTGGGACGTTGGATGCGCCTTCTTCCGAAGTGCGTTTCTACCGCGGCCCACCCACGCAGAATGATGTGCTCGCCTCCCATACGGTTCCTCCATTATGCGGCCAAGCGGACCCGGTGTGCGCTGCATACGCCTATACCTTCACCCAGAACCTGGGGGCCGAAGGGGAATTGTATGCTGTGGTGAATCCGGATGGGATCATTCCAGAGTGTTCCTACAACAACGAGGATGTCATCTTCTGCTACGCATTACCCAATACTCAATTCTTCACCCTGGATTATTGGGCGTGGTTGCATGAATAAGCACTCCAATCAACGTGGGGTGCTATTCACCTTCCTCACCTTCCTCCTAGTGGGGGTGGTCATTTCTCTTGTGGTTTTCTCAGTGAATGTCAACCAACGCACGGCCCGCAACACCATCGACATCTCGGCGCTCAATGCCATCAACGCCAAATACGACGACATCACGGATGACATTATTACCTTAGACCATCCCATTGGGGTGCCCAGCATCCGTCAACGCATATTCCCTTTTACGTATACTATTGACGCTAACCGCTTTCATGTCGACCAAACCCTCCCTATTGCCACGGGAAAACTGGGCGCCTACTTCGACCTCATCCATGCCTACCGCCTCTTCGCCATGGACAAAAATGTCAGCCGCACCTATGATGGGGTGGATGTGATGATTGACCTCCCGCGCCCCCCGGCCTGGGGGGGGACGGCCTCCACGGCTCAATTCAATCTCCTCCCCCAATGTATCCAATATGCCCTCCGCGACGACACCATGGTGTGGCTAGAAAGCATTTCCCAGTTGGGTTGCTCCAATACCTTCTCGATGAAAGACCAGGTGGAAAGAGTGGACATCACCCTATCCTTGTTATCCACCGTAGACGACTTCAATGGGGTCGCCTGCTCATTCGACAACACCCCCCAATGCCGCGACGACCCTTATGACCCCGATTCCCCATTTCCCTACATCCACCTTTCCTTTCAGGATAGCAACTGCGCGCTATGCCCACCCACCTATCCCCTCATCATCCGCGGCCATTTCGATCCCGAATTCCCAAACACGATTGCTTATTCCTGCGGGGACGCCAATTGTGTATCTTCTCCCATCATAGTGCAATTCAGTGAAGGGGTGCGTGTTACCCACGCCGGCACCCCCATTCGACTTGAAATGGACATGACATTTGTCCAGAAAATAGCGACCTTCTATTATCAGGACGCCAACTATAACGTTCGAAAACCGGGGTTCGACACCTACAAGAGCAATGCGGTGGTGTTCCCGACATGAAGACTATGGATCTCTTCGCTCTCGCCTTGGCGCTCATCGTGGGGGGCGGGCTCTTCTACTATCTCATTTACCAACCCTACACCGAAACACCCGCTACGGCCCCCACCTGGACGATTGATGCTCCGTCCTCAGTGGGGGTGGGAGAATCTTTTAACCTGACCATCACCCTCACAGGGGGGGATGGCCAGATGCTGACGCTCCAGCAGGACGAAAAGGAGTCCCAATCCCTCTGCTCGGGCGACCCATGTATCGTTTCATTCCCCCTCCGGTTCGACGCCGCTGGATTACAAATTCTGATTATCCGCCTCGGCCAATCCTTTCGACAAGTGGCAATTCCCGCCACCCAAACGGGACGCGTGTGCCTCGATGCCACCCTTGAAGGGCAGTGTTCCCAAACCCTTCCTTATCGGTGTTCGAACACCCACCTCATTGTCGATTGTGACAGGTGTGGGTGTCCAAAAGGGTTGGTGTGCACGAACACCGAATGTGTCGCGCCCCCTTTATCATTAACCATTTCCGCGCTTCTTGTCGACGAGGTGGCCTATTCGACACGCCCGGTGTCCCTTACCATTACCATCCATAATGACACAGAACATTCCGTGGAGGATATCTTCCTCTTCTTCATCGACGCGCTTGATAATAATATGGTTATCCAAACCACTCCCCAAACCGCGGTCTTCACCTTGCCTCCGCAAGGCAATCAGTCATTCACATTCTCATTCCGCCTTCCCGAGAATACACAAGCATTACGCGCCCGCCTGCACGAAAACACACCCCCCTACTCTTCCGATCACGCGCTTGCGACTTCGGAAGATATCCCTATCCACGTGATAATTGACAATGATCCCCCCGCACCCCCCACCGGGCTCACATTCCAAAACCCCTATCTTGAATGGGTCGCTTCGATATCCCCCGACACGGAGGTTTACATCATTTACCAACAGGACTTAGCCGCGGGGGGATTCACTACCTATTCTATATTCGGGGAAACCCCCGACACCCACTATCTCCTTCCCCCCCAACTCGAGGCCCGCGCCTATGTCATCCGCGCGCGAGATCATGCTGGTAACCTGGGAAGCCCCTCTGACCCCCTCCTGGTTCCCGCCACCCCTTAAAAACTCCAAATCAATTTTTCTCCCATGGAACGTCCCCCGGCTCCCCCCCACCCTTTCTGGAATGGGTTAACCAAACTCCTCCACCTGCATACCGCCCCCTCGCCAGGAAAGGAGGCTGCCTCTTTTTTACGCCCACCCATTTCCACTATTTCACCCCCCCGCCCCGTGCGCGGGCCGTCCATCCCAATACCCACCATACCCCCCCGTCAGCGTTCACTTCTCCCACAAGGGTATGTCTCTTCCCCCCAAACCCCACCCCCTTCTCCTCTTCCCACACGAACCCGATCACCTAATCCTTCTTCCATGCCGCGCCAGGAGGAAGATCCATTCATCGTCACCGACTATGATAAGATTCTCGAACTCGTGAAGAGCCGCCGCGCCATCAAACTGGATGAGATCGCCCGGCTATTAGGGCTCATGGAAGAGAAGGTGGCGCAAGAACTCCAAACCCTGGAAGACAATGGTCTAGTCGACGTGAAATACCCCGCATTCGGGGAACCCATCATCCTCTACAAAGAACCCGTGGCTCGGTGAAAAAATGGCGACCCTGGACTCCTACCAAATCCCCTCCTCCATCCCCCTGCAAATTGATATCCGCACGGAGGAAAATGAGTTCGTCAACATCTACCACCTCCACACCCCCCGCGTGGGTTTGGGAACACGTGCCCTCCTCAATGACCTCAAATCCAGGATCATCTCGGAAGTGAACATCTCATCCGAAAAGATGCTCGACGCCAAATTCGTGGGGGAACTCCGCACCCAATTCAGCGAAAAAGCCGAGGAACTCCTGTTGAAGGAATTACCCACCCTCTCAACCCTGGAAAGGAAACAGCTCGCGGCCATATTGCTCAATGAGATGGTGGGGTTAGGGCCCATCGAATTCCTATTGGATGACGGAAACCTCGAGGAAATCGTGGTGAACTCCGCCCAAGAACCCATATGGGTGTACCACAAGAAACACGGGTGGCTGAAAACCAACATCACCCTCCACCCGGAGGCGGAGATACAGAACTATGCCAGCATCATTGCTCGGCGCGTGGGCAAACAAGTCACCATCCTCAACCCTCTTCTGGATGCCCACCTCATCACGGGGGACCGGGCCAACTCCACCCTCTTCCCTATATCATCACGCGGCAACACCCTCACCATCCGCCGATTCCGCCGCGACCCTTGGACGGTAACGGATTTCAATTCAAGCAAAACCTCCACTCCTGAACTCATGGCCCTCATCTGGCTGGCCATGGAATACGAACTGAACATCATCGTCTCCGGGGGAACAGGGAGTGGAAAGACCACCTTGTTGAATGTCATGCTCCCCTTCATCCAACCCAATCAGCGCGTGATTACTATAGAAGACACTCGTGAACTTTCTCTTCCCGACTTTTTACACTGGGTGCCCATGACGACGCGTGAGCCAAACTCGGAGGGCAAAGGATCCATCACCATGTTGGATTTGCTCGTGAACTCATTGCGAATGCGCCCCGACCGAATTATTGTGGGGGAAATCCGACGCCAAAGGGAAGCGGAAGTGATGTTCGAAGCCATGCACACCGGACACTCCGTATATGCCACGGTGCACGCCAATACGGCAGAAGAAACCATTAATCGTCTCGTCAGCCCGCCCATTGAGATTGCCCCCGCCCTCTTGGAAGCGGTGCACCTGAATGTGGTGATGTTCCGCAACCGGCGATTGGGGGTGCGCCGTATCCTTCAACTGGCGGAGTTCGTTCCCATGAAGACGGGGAGCGAAGGCAAAACCCAACTGAAACCCAATATCCTCTACCGCTGGCGCGCCGCCAATGATTCCATCGAGAAATACGCCGAAAGCATTCGCCTCTACGACGAATTGGCTTTACACACGGGCTACACCCACCAGGAGATCAACCAAAACCTGGTGGAGAAAAAGAAGATCCTCGACTGGATGGGCACCCAAAAGTTGCGCGACATCAATGACGTAGGGAAGGTGATGGCTCAATACTACAGTGACCCCGATGCCATCCTCAAACGAGCCGGGGTGAAATGACTATATGATCGTGCGTTTCACGATGCCCTTCAGCCTGCTCCCCATGCCCATGCTCCGCTGGGCGAGCAAACACTTCATCGGGTTGGGCAGCCAATTCGGAAAAATGCTGCCCCTTCACGACAGCGACATGAAAAAAGCCGAATTTCCAGTGACGGTGAAGGAGTATGCCACCATGTCCATGGTGATCGTGCTCTTCTATTTCATCTTCTTCTCATTCCTTTTCTTCGTAATGAGCTTCCGCCTATTAGGGACACTGGACTTGCTCACCCCGCTCGGGGTGAGTTTCTTCCTCTCGTTCCTGGTTCTGCTCCAACTGATCACGTATCCCATTATCAAGGTCAAGAAGAAAGTGCGCGATCTGGATAGGAATTTGGTGTACGCCCTCCGCACCATCCTCGTTCAACTCTACTCCGGGGTCTCATTGTATGATGCCATGAAGGTGGTGGCCGAAGGCAACTATGGCGCCGTATCCAAGGAATTCAAGAAGGCGGTTGATCGCATCTCCACCGGGGAAATACAAGAGGTGGCCCTGGAACGCATCGCGGAATACAACCCCAGCCTCTATTTCCGCCGCGCCATCTGGCAAATAGTAAACGGGATGAAGGCCGGAGCGGATGTCACCGCGGTCCTTGCCGAGAGCGTGAACTCATTGACGGACGCCCAATCCATCCAGATTAGGAATTATGAATCCCAGATGAAAGTCCTTTCCCTCGTGTACATGATGCTCGGGGTCATCGTCCCCGCGCTGGGAATCACCT
The nucleotide sequence above comes from Candidatus Diapherotrites archaeon. Encoded proteins:
- a CDS encoding ATPase, T2SS/T4P/T4SS family is translated as MATLDSYQIPSSIPLQIDIRTEENEFVNIYHLHTPRVGLGTRALLNDLKSRIISEVNISSEKMLDAKFVGELRTQFSEKAEELLLKELPTLSTLERKQLAAILLNEMVGLGPIEFLLDDGNLEEIVVNSAQEPIWVYHKKHGWLKTNITLHPEAEIQNYASIIARRVGKQVTILNPLLDAHLITGDRANSTLFPISSRGNTLTIRRFRRDPWTVTDFNSSKTSTPELMALIWLAMEYELNIIVSGGTGSGKTTLLNVMLPFIQPNQRVITIEDTRELSLPDFLHWVPMTTREPNSEGKGSITMLDLLVNSLRMRPDRIIVGEIRRQREAEVMFEAMHTGHSVYATVHANTAEETINRLVSPPIEIAPALLEAVHLNVVMFRNRRLGVRRILQLAEFVPMKTGSEGKTQLKPNILYRWRAANDSIEKYAESIRLYDELALHTGYTHQEINQNLVEKKKILDWMGTQKLRDINDVGKVMAQYYSDPDAILKRAGVK
- a CDS encoding type II secretion system F family protein; protein product: MIVRFTMPFSLLPMPMLRWASKHFIGLGSQFGKMLPLHDSDMKKAEFPVTVKEYATMSMVIVLFYFIFFSFLFFVMSFRLLGTLDLLTPLGVSFFLSFLVLLQLITYPIIKVKKKVRDLDRNLVYALRTILVQLYSGVSLYDAMKVVAEGNYGAVSKEFKKAVDRISTGEIQEVALERIAEYNPSLYFRRAIWQIVNGMKAGADVTAVLAESVNSLTDAQSIQIRNYESQMKVLSLVYMMLGVIVPALGITFLIVLSSFPQIQVSETYFWILLLFVGVGQFMFLGVVKSKRPTLLGE